A stretch of Aerococcus christensenii DNA encodes these proteins:
- a CDS encoding ABC transporter substrate-binding protein: MEKKWQSLVMMVGIFMTLSGCGSLTQTSESLSKKQSDEIVIGGNWELSGPISAYGVVQDRAVKLAIEEKNQQGGVNGRQVKYISYDNKSTTEETVAGAEKLVSDGVNLIIGPSTTNNTLAEIPVTQREKIPLISATATADNITQDKSGKVLDYIFRICFKDSLQGGSLAEFANKKGYQTAAVIKDNSSDYGQNLTDQFKKYFKGQVIQEESYVSEEKDFQAILQNVKKAGAEMIFIAGYYENAGPLIKQAREMGLTVPILGPDGFGNKGIIELAGIENWDNIYYAAHFVENEHASDEVKQFVKKYKETYGNAPDMFAALAYDAAHLAMDAMKRAGSTEKDAIREALAQTKDFKGVTGTFSMDEWHNPSKTVFIQEVKGGKVVESTAIDPK; this comes from the coding sequence ATGGAGAAAAAGTGGCAAAGTCTAGTCATGATGGTAGGTATTTTTATGACTTTATCGGGCTGTGGATCATTAACCCAAACGTCAGAAAGTTTGTCAAAAAAGCAATCTGATGAGATTGTTATCGGAGGAAATTGGGAATTATCTGGACCAATATCTGCTTATGGTGTGGTTCAAGATCGTGCTGTGAAACTGGCTATCGAAGAGAAGAATCAGCAAGGTGGAGTGAATGGGAGGCAAGTGAAGTATATTTCTTATGATAATAAGTCAACGACAGAAGAGACAGTTGCTGGTGCAGAAAAATTGGTCAGTGATGGCGTCAATCTTATCATAGGGCCTTCTACTACCAATAATACTTTGGCAGAAATTCCTGTGACTCAACGAGAAAAAATCCCTTTGATTTCGGCGACAGCAACAGCCGACAATATTACTCAAGATAAGTCTGGTAAGGTACTGGATTACATTTTTAGAATTTGTTTTAAAGACTCTTTACAGGGTGGATCTTTAGCGGAATTTGCCAACAAGAAAGGCTATCAAACAGCTGCAGTAATTAAAGATAATTCTTCTGATTATGGTCAAAATTTAACCGATCAATTTAAGAAGTATTTTAAAGGACAAGTGATTCAGGAAGAGAGCTATGTATCCGAAGAAAAAGATTTTCAAGCGATTCTTCAAAATGTAAAAAAAGCAGGAGCAGAAATGATTTTTATTGCTGGGTATTATGAAAACGCGGGACCTTTGATTAAGCAAGCGCGTGAGATGGGGCTTACAGTACCTATTCTAGGACCAGATGGATTTGGAAATAAAGGTATCATAGAATTAGCGGGGATAGAGAATTGGGATAATATCTATTACGCAGCTCACTTTGTTGAAAATGAGCATGCATCAGACGAAGTGAAACAATTTGTTAAAAAATATAAAGAAACGTATGGAAATGCTCCTGATATGTTTGCTGCTTTAGCCTATGATGCAGCTCACTTAGCGATGGATGCGATGAAGCGAGCAGGTTCGACAGAAAAAGACGCGATTAGAGAAGCTTTGGCTCAAACAAAAGATTTTAAAGGAGTAACTGGAACTTTTTCTATGGATGAATGGCATAACCCATCGAAAACAGTGTTTATTCAAGAAGTAAAAGGAGGCAAAGTCGTGGAGTCAACAGCCATTGACCCTAAATAA
- a CDS encoding ABC transporter ATP-binding protein — protein sequence MSILTLDKVSKAFGGLTAVSDVSLHVNSKELVGLIGPNGAGKTTLFNLITGVYTPTSGKILLASDGGTTEISGMKPYKISDLGIARTFQNIRLFANRTVLDNVLMAMHSKQGVGIVHSLLRTPQFYRNQRALEEEAVKLLALFSLEDYKNEKAKNLPYGQQRCLEIVRALATHPKVLFLDEPAAGMNPNETSDLKKLIRMIQKEFQISVVLIEHDMSLVMDICERIYVLEYGKVIAEGTPKEVQQNPKVIQAYLGGV from the coding sequence ATGTCAATTTTAACACTGGATAAAGTCTCCAAAGCTTTCGGAGGATTGACCGCTGTATCGGATGTTTCTCTTCATGTGAATTCAAAGGAATTAGTGGGATTAATTGGACCTAATGGTGCAGGGAAGACGACTTTGTTTAACTTGATTACGGGGGTATATACGCCAACAAGTGGGAAAATTTTATTAGCTTCTGATGGTGGGACTACCGAAATTTCAGGAATGAAACCTTATAAAATTTCAGATTTAGGCATTGCTAGAACCTTTCAAAATATTCGCCTCTTTGCTAATCGAACGGTTTTAGATAATGTGTTAATGGCCATGCACTCTAAACAAGGAGTAGGAATCGTTCATTCTCTATTACGGACACCTCAGTTCTATCGTAACCAACGGGCGTTAGAAGAAGAAGCTGTGAAGTTATTGGCTCTCTTTTCTTTAGAAGACTACAAAAATGAAAAAGCTAAGAATTTGCCGTATGGTCAACAACGTTGTTTGGAAATTGTGCGGGCTTTAGCCACTCATCCCAAGGTTCTCTTTTTAGATGAACCAGCTGCAGGAATGAACCCTAATGAAACCTCAGATTTAAAAAAATTAATCCGAATGATTCAAAAAGAGTTTCAAATTAGTGTGGTTTTAATTGAACATGATATGTCTTTAGTTATGGATATTTGCGAACGGATCTATGTATTAGAGTACGGAAAGGTTATAGCTGAAGGAACTCCAAAAGAGGTTCAACAAAATCCAAAGGTTATTCAAGCCTATTTGGGAGGTGTTTAG
- a CDS encoding FtsX-like permease family protein: MKKTLLKNARREIIKTWPRFLALLGIILLGIGFFVGIRAAAPDMLISAHRYYQTHHLQDLSVQSTFGLRQADRERIERVEGIDYLPYKTVDRQSEGTELLFHIFPDFEQMPGNFNKWWIKEGRLPQKEGEIAVDAKVVKEYGSTFQIGQKLSFNPMGVKDDPKAPQLKEDQFVIVGILYSPLYMDRLERGYTQIGNGHLNAFAVVYPEDLVGEYDSAFAIRVQAAQGEKAYSESYKEKIKASQSQLEEAFKDRGPEVLKETKRQAQEPLDQAKQTICQAKEQLRQKEAFLNAAQEQLAIQGQEDTLKAALKEKDKAKEALNRQEAQIDEKEKQLQTLSEPKYFINDRSHLPGVKEYGQNADRIAAIAQVFPWLFFLVAILVSYTTMTRMVDEKRLQVGTLKALGYSQVDIAMEFFIYASTATCFGALVGGSIGNFLFPWIICKSYAMMYPLPEIVYGVYWKDVFLSLAIGLGTTIGPVFVTIHSLLLEKTAELMRPKAPKVGGHIWIEKCRFLWNKLSFLNKITLRNLFRYKGRNLMMVLGVMGCTALVITGLGIGDSISGLAYRQFNVVESYDGLVQYASDLQAEDVDQVNTFIHQTKNVADVLPLRIETWHTPAGQIAQQNVQLKVLDASSNYRDYYALSDSNNQSPLNLPKDGVLVTQKLAKLFDLKVGDELPLMNDKEEVVNLPIKGIVEAYIGHSCIMSKDYYQEKLGKEALANSAVIQLKQLEAFNQVAETLKSDNRIVGVGNTQTFQKAFKDTLEALNTVTLILIVAAAVLDFIVLYSLTNINVSERLLELSTIKVLGAFSHEMTLYIFKELLIMTGIGIMLGLCGGLRLTVYILETVEIDTMIFPHRIHGISYLIATVLTFTFTEIVIGIMHIKLKQIDMVEALKGVE, encoded by the coding sequence ATGAAAAAAACTTTATTAAAAAATGCAAGACGAGAGATTATAAAGACTTGGCCGCGTTTTTTGGCCCTCCTTGGAATTATTCTTTTAGGGATAGGTTTCTTTGTTGGAATTCGTGCAGCTGCGCCTGATATGCTTATTTCTGCTCATCGATATTACCAGACGCATCATCTTCAAGATCTGAGTGTGCAATCTACCTTTGGACTGAGACAGGCAGATAGGGAACGGATAGAGCGTGTAGAAGGCATTGACTACCTGCCTTATAAGACAGTGGATCGACAATCAGAAGGGACAGAATTACTTTTTCATATTTTCCCTGATTTTGAACAGATGCCAGGAAATTTTAACAAATGGTGGATAAAGGAAGGGCGACTTCCGCAAAAAGAAGGAGAAATTGCAGTAGATGCTAAAGTTGTGAAGGAATATGGATCAACTTTTCAAATTGGCCAGAAACTCTCCTTTAACCCAATGGGTGTGAAAGATGATCCCAAAGCTCCTCAGCTTAAAGAGGATCAATTTGTAATTGTTGGAATTCTTTACTCCCCTTTGTATATGGATCGTTTAGAAAGAGGATATACTCAGATAGGAAATGGCCACTTAAACGCTTTTGCGGTTGTTTATCCTGAGGACTTAGTGGGGGAATATGATTCCGCTTTTGCTATTCGGGTACAAGCTGCTCAAGGTGAGAAGGCTTATAGCGAATCCTATAAGGAGAAAATTAAAGCGAGTCAATCTCAACTAGAGGAGGCTTTTAAGGATAGAGGTCCAGAAGTCTTAAAAGAAACAAAGCGACAAGCCCAAGAACCTTTGGATCAAGCCAAACAGACCATTTGTCAAGCGAAAGAGCAGCTTCGGCAAAAAGAAGCCTTTTTAAATGCAGCACAGGAGCAATTAGCTATACAAGGGCAAGAGGACACTTTAAAGGCTGCTTTGAAAGAAAAAGATAAAGCGAAAGAAGCATTGAATCGGCAAGAAGCGCAAATAGATGAAAAAGAAAAACAATTACAAACCCTTTCAGAGCCCAAGTATTTTATCAACGATCGTTCTCATCTACCCGGTGTGAAAGAATATGGACAAAATGCAGATAGAATAGCAGCCATAGCTCAAGTATTTCCATGGTTATTTTTTTTAGTTGCTATTTTGGTGTCTTACACAACCATGACGCGAATGGTTGATGAAAAACGTCTCCAAGTGGGAACTTTAAAAGCTTTGGGCTATAGTCAAGTGGATATAGCGATGGAATTTTTCATTTATGCGTCAACAGCAACATGTTTTGGGGCTCTTGTGGGAGGAAGCATCGGAAATTTTCTTTTTCCATGGATTATTTGTAAATCGTATGCGATGATGTATCCTTTGCCAGAGATTGTTTATGGGGTTTACTGGAAGGATGTTTTTCTCTCTTTAGCTATTGGACTAGGAACGACAATAGGGCCTGTTTTTGTGACGATACATTCGCTTTTACTAGAAAAGACAGCAGAATTAATGAGACCAAAAGCTCCGAAAGTAGGGGGGCACATTTGGATTGAAAAATGCCGTTTCTTATGGAACAAACTTAGTTTTTTAAACAAAATTACTTTACGAAATCTCTTTCGTTACAAGGGAAGAAATCTGATGATGGTGCTAGGCGTGATGGGATGCACAGCTTTGGTTATTACAGGATTAGGTATTGGAGACTCTATTTCTGGTTTGGCTTATCGGCAATTTAATGTCGTAGAATCTTATGATGGTTTAGTACAATATGCGAGTGACCTTCAGGCTGAGGATGTCGATCAAGTTAATACGTTTATTCATCAAACGAAAAATGTAGCAGATGTTCTACCTCTACGAATAGAGACTTGGCACACGCCAGCCGGCCAAATTGCCCAACAAAATGTGCAATTAAAAGTTCTCGACGCTTCTTCTAATTACCGAGATTATTACGCTTTGTCGGATAGTAACAATCAAAGTCCTTTGAATTTACCTAAAGATGGAGTTTTGGTGACACAAAAATTAGCTAAATTGTTCGATTTAAAAGTAGGGGATGAGTTGCCACTTATGAATGATAAAGAAGAAGTGGTGAATTTACCGATTAAGGGAATTGTAGAAGCCTACATTGGGCATTCTTGTATCATGTCTAAAGATTATTATCAGGAAAAATTAGGGAAAGAAGCTCTAGCAAACAGTGCTGTGATTCAGTTAAAACAACTTGAAGCTTTTAATCAAGTGGCAGAAACTTTAAAAAGTGATAATCGCATTGTAGGGGTAGGCAATACGCAAACCTTCCAAAAAGCTTTTAAGGATACTTTAGAGGCCTTAAATACCGTCACTTTAATATTGATTGTTGCTGCGGCCGTTCTAGATTTTATTGTCTTGTACAGCTTGACCAATATTAATGTTTCTGAACGTCTGTTAGAGTTGTCCACTATCAAGGTATTAGGTGCATTTTCTCATGAAATGACCCTCTATATTTTCAAAGAATTACTGATTATGACAGGCATTGGAATTATGTTAGGTCTTTGCGGAGGCTTGCGGTTAACGGTATATATTTTAGAGACTGTAGAAATTGATACCATGATTTTTCCTCACCGCATTCACGGCATTTCCTATTTGATAGCGACTGTATTAACGTTTACTTTTACGGAAATCGTGATAGGAATTATGCATATCAAACTGAAACAAATTGATATGGTGGAAGCCCTAAAAGGCGTGGAATAA
- a CDS encoding branched-chain amino acid ABC transporter permease yields MSNLIQQLVNGVALGSIYALMALGYTMVYGIIGLINFAHGDIYMVGAFVGFSLVTTAGVGVFSALIISMIFTALLGVIIERIAYKPLRGSTRIAALITAIGVSMLLQNVMIALKGPEVRAFPADLPALSLNFGSFSINSQQLLILVVTIVLMIALQVIVQKTKLGQAMRAVSVDDQAAQLMGINANTIISFTFLIGSALAGAAGVLVGIYYNSLSPLMGVNIGTKAFVAAVVGGIGSIPGAMCGGLIIGLVETFVAMIGLSTWKDAVVYAILIVILLVKPTGLLGKNQVEKV; encoded by the coding sequence TTGAGTAATTTAATACAGCAGCTAGTGAACGGCGTTGCTTTAGGATCCATTTATGCTTTAATGGCTTTGGGTTATACCATGGTATATGGAATCATAGGGCTAATTAACTTTGCTCATGGAGATATTTATATGGTAGGGGCCTTTGTGGGCTTTTCCTTAGTAACGACCGCAGGGGTAGGTGTTTTTTCTGCACTGATTATTTCTATGATTTTTACAGCCCTGTTAGGAGTGATTATTGAGCGGATTGCTTATAAACCTTTGCGCGGGTCTACACGGATTGCTGCTTTGATTACGGCTATTGGGGTATCTATGCTTCTTCAAAATGTAATGATTGCTTTAAAAGGGCCAGAAGTCAGAGCTTTTCCAGCTGATTTACCTGCTCTTTCGCTTAATTTTGGATCTTTTTCTATTAACTCTCAACAATTATTAATTTTAGTGGTCACTATTGTTTTAATGATAGCTCTGCAAGTGATTGTTCAAAAAACGAAATTAGGGCAAGCGATGCGAGCGGTGTCAGTAGATGATCAAGCAGCTCAATTAATGGGGATTAATGCGAATACGATTATTTCTTTTACCTTTTTAATTGGTTCTGCTTTAGCTGGAGCAGCTGGTGTGTTAGTCGGTATTTATTATAATTCATTGTCTCCCTTAATGGGGGTGAATATCGGGACGAAGGCCTTTGTGGCCGCAGTGGTTGGTGGAATTGGATCTATCCCTGGGGCGATGTGTGGGGGCCTTATTATTGGGTTAGTTGAAACTTTTGTGGCAATGATCGGATTATCTACTTGGAAAGATGCCGTGGTATACGCCATTTTAATTGTTATTTTATTAGTCAAACCCACCGGCTTGTTGGGCAAGAATCAAGTAGAGAAAGTGTAG
- a CDS encoding ABC transporter ATP-binding protein, translating to MLEIKDMKVSYGMIQAIKGISFTVHEGEIVSLIGANGAGKSTILKTISGLIRPTQGELLYDSHSLQTMTSAQIVKLGISQVPEGRHVFSGMTVKENLLMGAYTRKDRDQIAEDMEKYFEFFPILKERLSQDAATLSGGEQQMLAMARALMARPKLLLLDEPSMGLAPIYIQQIFEMIQTINKKLGTTVLLIEQNAKAALEISDRAHVLELGRITVSGTGEELLASPEVQKAYLGG from the coding sequence ATGTTAGAAATTAAAGATATGAAGGTTTCTTATGGCATGATTCAGGCGATTAAGGGGATTTCATTTACTGTTCATGAAGGAGAAATTGTGTCTTTAATTGGGGCGAATGGCGCTGGAAAGTCTACGATTTTAAAAACGATTTCTGGTTTAATTCGGCCTACTCAAGGAGAATTATTATATGATTCGCATTCTCTTCAGACCATGACTTCTGCTCAAATTGTAAAACTCGGAATTTCTCAAGTTCCAGAAGGGCGCCATGTTTTTAGTGGAATGACGGTGAAAGAGAATTTATTAATGGGAGCTTATACGCGTAAAGATCGCGATCAAATCGCAGAAGATATGGAAAAATATTTTGAATTTTTTCCCATTTTAAAAGAAAGGCTGTCGCAAGATGCAGCCACTTTATCGGGTGGAGAACAGCAAATGTTAGCGATGGCACGAGCTTTAATGGCTCGACCAAAACTTTTGTTGTTGGATGAACCTTCTATGGGACTGGCACCTATTTATATTCAACAAATTTTTGAAATGATTCAAACGATTAATAAAAAACTAGGAACAACGGTTTTATTAATTGAACAAAATGCCAAGGCGGCTCTTGAAATTTCTGATCGGGCGCATGTTTTAGAATTGGGACGAATTACTGTTTCTGGGACAGGAGAAGAATTATTGGCCTCTCCAGAAGTTCAAAAGGCTTATCTTGGGGGTTAA
- a CDS encoding ABC transporter ATP-binding protein: protein MSYIELVDESKIYGEGESQVIANNKISFQIEEGEFVVVLGPSGAGKSTVLNILGGMDLPTSGQVLVAGKDIAKYNEKQLTLYRRDNVGVVFQFYNLIPNLTAKENVEMAEQIAQESFRAEEVLRQVGLSDRADNFPAQLSGGEQQRVSIARAIAKNPKLLLCDEPTGALDNATGQQILQLLVDQSRHYGTTVVVITHNQSIADMADRVIKIKNGQVEGVLLQDSPKAVREIAW, encoded by the coding sequence ATGAGCTATATTGAGTTAGTAGATGAAAGCAAAATATACGGAGAAGGAGAATCTCAAGTTATCGCTAATAACAAAATTTCTTTTCAGATTGAAGAAGGGGAATTTGTGGTGGTATTGGGACCTTCTGGTGCGGGAAAATCAACGGTATTAAATATTCTAGGTGGTATGGATTTACCCACTTCTGGGCAAGTGTTAGTGGCGGGTAAGGATATTGCAAAGTATAACGAGAAGCAGTTAACCCTATATCGTCGAGATAATGTGGGGGTTGTTTTTCAATTTTATAATTTGATTCCTAATCTTACAGCGAAAGAAAATGTTGAAATGGCGGAACAAATTGCGCAAGAATCCTTCCGTGCAGAGGAAGTTTTAAGGCAAGTAGGGTTGAGTGATCGAGCAGACAATTTCCCAGCGCAACTTTCTGGCGGAGAGCAACAGCGAGTGTCTATTGCAAGAGCCATTGCTAAGAATCCCAAATTATTATTATGTGATGAACCTACTGGTGCTTTAGATAATGCAACAGGCCAACAGATTCTTCAACTATTAGTTGATCAATCGCGTCATTATGGAACGACAGTCGTAGTCATTACACATAATCAATCCATTGCGGATATGGCAGATAGGGTCATTAAAATTAAAAACGGTCAGGTGGAAGGTGTTTTATTACAAGATTCCCCTAAAGCAGTACGAGAGATTGCGTGGTAA
- a CDS encoding zinc ribbon domain-containing protein: MYCQNCGHRLGKDAKYCMACGEKVVEEMEKKEEGTRIFIPKKEEEIPPYSQFPLKEERMSRRQSRTGHSKNLIKAIRSFVDQNRYLYGILLLILFALLVKNGFHMVEFVFLVGIMAWTYVISQKNAKKEIFLNRKLRQTLQNVRQKKHKKQIPSEDEAVEENKERHFSLSYVSFLMTALCLYGYFGSSFIRVKLLSSFSVTAGSLKTSLFGLLRGLPLPIMPDLLYVISEKMGLFLWGVPLIIFLLQYMRMLKRLRKFLAGLYLLLVIGIIGSVYYQVGLESVGIAFYALVIGAFGQLVERK, encoded by the coding sequence ATGTATTGTCAAAATTGTGGACATCGATTAGGAAAAGACGCTAAGTATTGTATGGCGTGTGGTGAAAAAGTTGTAGAGGAAATGGAGAAAAAAGAAGAAGGAACTCGAATTTTTATACCGAAAAAAGAAGAGGAAATCCCTCCTTACTCTCAATTCCCTTTGAAAGAAGAAAGGATGTCTCGACGGCAAAGTCGGACAGGCCACTCAAAAAATTTGATCAAAGCCATTCGAAGCTTTGTAGATCAGAATAGGTATCTTTATGGCATATTGTTGCTGATTCTTTTTGCCCTTCTCGTTAAAAATGGATTTCATATGGTCGAATTTGTATTTTTAGTAGGGATTATGGCTTGGACCTATGTGATAAGTCAAAAAAATGCTAAGAAAGAAATTTTTCTGAATCGGAAGTTGAGACAAACCCTTCAAAACGTGCGGCAGAAAAAACATAAGAAGCAGATACCTTCGGAAGATGAAGCCGTTGAAGAAAACAAGGAAAGACATTTTTCTTTGTCATATGTAAGTTTCTTGATGACTGCTTTATGTTTGTATGGTTATTTTGGTTCGAGTTTTATTCGGGTGAAATTATTATCTAGTTTTTCTGTGACGGCAGGAAGTTTGAAAACGAGCTTATTTGGATTGTTGAGAGGACTTCCTTTACCGATTATGCCGGATTTATTATATGTGATTTCAGAAAAAATGGGATTATTTTTATGGGGTGTCCCTTTGATTATCTTCTTACTTCAATATATGAGAATGTTAAAAAGATTACGAAAATTTTTGGCAGGCCTTTATCTTTTATTGGTTATCGGAATTATAGGAAGTGTGTACTATCAAGTAGGTTTGGAAAGTGTGGGAATAGCTTTTTATGCGTTAGTGATTGGTGCTTTTGGCCAGTTAGTGGAAAGAAAATAA
- a CDS encoding branched-chain amino acid ABC transporter permease codes for MFKSENSWSKAFFTKPTLSWIGVIVAVFIGVMITYLAGLVTAYTQNIMMNIAINIILSVGLNLVVGYAGQFSLGHAGFMAIGAYSAAIVTQKVTDPMGFWAGLLVGILLTAVIALIVGLPTLRLRGDYLAIATLGVSEIIRITIMNLDITNGAAGISGIPRSVTWITMYVFVVLTTLLVVNYIYSSPGRATIAIREDEIAAESVGIHTTRYKTIAFVLGAVTASIAGTLYACYFGVINPTQFTFQKSIDILVIVVFGGIGSISGSFVASILLGLLNTFLAPFGQLRTIIYALALVLIMIFKPSGLMGEFEVRFGQFFNQPKIFSKEKVKEGEGE; via the coding sequence ATGTTTAAAAGTGAAAATTCTTGGAGCAAGGCCTTTTTTACGAAACCGACACTTTCTTGGATAGGCGTAATTGTTGCTGTTTTTATAGGCGTGATGATCACTTATTTAGCGGGTTTGGTAACGGCCTATACACAAAACATTATGATGAATATCGCTATTAATATTATTTTATCTGTAGGATTAAATTTAGTGGTCGGTTATGCTGGTCAATTCTCTCTAGGGCATGCAGGATTTATGGCGATTGGAGCTTATTCAGCAGCAATTGTGACTCAAAAAGTTACTGACCCTATGGGATTTTGGGCAGGTTTATTAGTGGGGATTCTTTTAACGGCTGTGATCGCTTTGATTGTTGGACTTCCGACTTTACGGTTGCGTGGAGATTACCTGGCGATTGCCACTCTTGGTGTATCAGAAATTATTCGAATTACGATTATGAACCTCGATATAACAAATGGAGCGGCTGGAATTTCTGGAATTCCAAGAAGTGTGACCTGGATTACGATGTATGTTTTTGTGGTTTTAACGACTCTCTTGGTGGTTAATTATATTTATTCCAGTCCGGGACGTGCGACGATTGCTATTCGGGAAGATGAAATTGCGGCAGAATCAGTAGGCATTCATACAACCCGCTACAAAACGATTGCTTTTGTTTTAGGAGCAGTGACTGCAAGTATTGCAGGGACTCTATATGCTTGTTATTTTGGGGTAATTAATCCTACACAGTTCACCTTCCAAAAATCCATCGATATTTTAGTGATTGTGGTCTTTGGAGGTATCGGTTCTATTTCAGGAAGTTTTGTAGCTTCTATTCTATTGGGACTTTTAAATACTTTTTTGGCACCGTTTGGGCAATTACGAACGATTATTTACGCCCTAGCTTTGGTATTGATTATGATCTTTAAGCCTTCGGGATTAATGGGAGAGTTTGAAGTACGATTCGGGCAATTTTTTAATCAGCCTAAAATATTTTCAAAAGAAAAAGTTAAAGAAGGGGAGGGAGAATAG
- a CDS encoding ABC transporter substrate-binding protein — protein MKGFKKVVVIVSSVLMLGACGSITQTSSNKGSNKDVVKIGGNWALSGQYSAYGIPHDNGVKLAVKELNDQGGVLGKKIEYLSADNKSENAESTAQATRLVEKEDVDALVGSDTTGNCQAQISVAQSFKVPMVAPAATGNGLTLDKNGNLFDYVFRTCFQDSYQSQALGRYAVQKGWKKAAILKDNSSDYGQNVAEDFKKTFQENGGEVVGEEAYTSGDSDFRALLTNLKKQEPDVVFVAGYYQEGGLIVKQLREMGMNTAVLGPDGFGNQELVNLAGKENANNVFFVTHFLHDENSPQVVKNFVKKYQETYGNVPDHFSALAYDATYLVIDAMKRANSTKGEEVQKALAETKDFKGVTGQFSFDKEHNPVKEVYIQELQNGKVAKTEVVQKG, from the coding sequence ATGAAAGGTTTTAAGAAAGTAGTTGTCATTGTCAGCTCTGTTTTAATGTTAGGGGCATGTGGATCTATTACGCAAACGTCTTCCAATAAAGGAAGTAATAAAGATGTCGTAAAAATTGGTGGGAATTGGGCCTTATCTGGACAATATTCTGCTTATGGTATTCCACATGACAATGGGGTGAAGTTGGCTGTCAAGGAATTAAATGATCAGGGCGGTGTTCTAGGCAAAAAAATAGAATATTTGTCAGCGGATAACAAATCTGAAAATGCAGAATCAACTGCTCAAGCAACCCGTTTAGTAGAAAAAGAAGATGTAGATGCGCTAGTGGGTTCAGATACGACGGGAAATTGCCAAGCTCAGATTTCTGTGGCTCAATCCTTTAAAGTTCCAATGGTTGCTCCTGCAGCTACCGGTAATGGGTTAACCTTAGATAAAAATGGAAATTTATTCGATTATGTCTTTAGAACGTGTTTTCAAGACTCTTATCAAAGTCAAGCTTTAGGGCGATATGCTGTGCAAAAAGGCTGGAAAAAAGCTGCTATCTTAAAAGATAACTCCTCTGATTACGGACAAAATGTAGCGGAAGATTTCAAAAAAACTTTTCAAGAAAATGGAGGAGAAGTAGTCGGGGAAGAAGCCTATACTTCTGGGGATTCTGATTTTAGAGCGCTACTCACCAATTTGAAAAAACAAGAACCGGATGTGGTATTTGTAGCTGGCTATTATCAAGAAGGAGGATTAATTGTCAAACAACTGCGTGAAATGGGAATGAATACAGCTGTTTTAGGACCAGATGGATTTGGTAATCAAGAATTAGTCAATTTGGCAGGAAAAGAAAATGCTAATAATGTTTTCTTTGTTACACATTTTTTACATGATGAAAATTCTCCACAAGTGGTTAAAAATTTTGTGAAAAAATATCAAGAAACTTACGGAAATGTTCCTGATCATTTTTCAGCGTTAGCGTATGATGCCACTTATTTAGTTATTGATGCGATGAAACGTGCTAATTCTACAAAAGGAGAAGAGGTTCAAAAAGCATTAGCTGAAACTAAAGATTTTAAAGGAGTGACCGGACAATTTTCCTTCGATAAAGAGCATAATCCAGTTAAAGAAGTTTATATCCAAGAATTACAAAATGGAAAAGTAGCGAAAACAGAAGTTGTCCAAAAAGGATAA